Within the Malus sylvestris chromosome 4, drMalSylv7.2, whole genome shotgun sequence genome, the region AAGGACCGGTAACGATGTGAAGAACTACTGGAATTGTCACTTGAGCAAAAGGCTAAACGCTCAGCAAGATCATCAAAGTGAATATCATATTAAGAACAAGCATGATGCAGTTAGGAACATTAATAATGGTGTAAAAGTCATAAGATCCCAAGCTTCAAACTCTGCAGGTACAAGCAGCTCAAAGAGGCCGTCATATGCACCAACTCCTCATCAACCAGTTAATGTATTTGTACAAGAGGAAGGTAGCAGCACAGGGCCAAAGCCAAAGCTATGCAATTTTAATGGAAATGGTCAGAATAATAATCAGATATTtgagaataataataataataatagtactGGGATTAATGCGAGTGACTATCCAATGGATGATGACCTTCCACCATTTGATCAACAAGTTAAAGAATATCATCAAGGTGGCGATGATGGAGATCAGGTCAACAGAAAATGGGAGTGGGACGACTCCATCTTTGCCGACATGGACCTCTGGACTGATTAATTTAGGAACTTATTATGAGAGGGATTTGCTAAACTATTAATTAGGTGTTCGTCATTATTAGTATgatataattttaatttatg harbors:
- the LOC126618584 gene encoding transcription factor MYB1-like isoform X1 yields the protein MGGIPWTKEEDQLLRKCIEQHGEGKWHRLPLLAGLNRCRKSCRLRWLNYLRPNIKRGNFEEEEVDLIIKLHRLLGNRWSSVAARLPGRTGNDVKNYWNCHLSKRLNAQQDHQSEYHIKNKHDAVRNINNGVKVIRSQASNSAGTSSSKRPSYAPTPHQPVNVFVQEEGSSTGPKPKLCNFNGNGQNNNQIFENNNNNNSTGINASDYPMDDDLPPFDQQVKEYHQGGDDGDQVNRKWEWDDSIFADMDLWTD
- the LOC126618584 gene encoding transcription factor MYB1-like isoform X2 is translated as MGGIPWTKEEDQLLRKCIEQHGEGKWHRLPLLAGLNRCRKSCRLRWLNYLRPNIKRGNFEEEEVDLIIKLHRLLGNRWSSVAARLPGRTGNDVKNYWNCHLSKRLNAQQDHQSTSSSKRPSYAPTPHQPVNVFVQEEGSSTGPKPKLCNFNGNGQNNNQIFENNNNNNSTGINASDYPMDDDLPPFDQQVKEYHQGGDDGDQVNRKWEWDDSIFADMDLWTD